The proteins below come from a single Piscinibacter gummiphilus genomic window:
- a CDS encoding heavy metal translocating P-type ATPase: MKFDQSHATGALKSATGSDSTSTAFRIPNMDCRHEEAAIRARLAEVPEVRSLAFDLPQRRLTIEHSLATPQSLLSALTEIGMEAALEVAVAAPSSCGSSACSSGGCGATPVPSTDVFTIPNMDCRNEEAAIREKLGVLPDVSTLAFDLPARRLSVQHTLPSAQPILEHLHAIGMHARLADQAEAAAPACDVQAGCGPCGKPEPSFAPAASGNTTQFVITNMDCPTEEALIRKHLAKVTGVDRLEFNLIHRRLGVQHRLGDPAPILDALREIGMQATVEREAGSSPNGQAVYLIEKMDCPTEEALLRKALENMPGVSALHFDLIGRRLTVSHTLPDQAPIAAAIERLGMSPVLQDSHRPAPAVTSEFGTGISKARWARMAAAGVLAIGAEVMAFSGLGESSLPVVSAALAAIALGGLETLKKGWIALRTLSLNMNLLMTIAVIGAALIGQWPEAAVVIWLFGIAEMIEALSLDRARNAIRKLMDLAPETALVRQADGRWEEVQAESVPLGAMVRVRPGERIALDGVVASGASSVNQAPITGESMPVEKKSGDTVFAGTINERGTLEFEVRSRKGETTLDRIARSVQEAQGQRAPTQRFVDRFASVYTPAVFALAMAIAVIPPLFFGGAWFDWAYKALVMLVIACPCALVISTPVTVVSGLAAAARRGILVKGGLYLEQGRLLRAVALDKTGTLTHGRPALTDTVPLASLTQAQVLRIAASLDALSEHPVATAIVAGYGNEPHAPVQNFEALAGRGVKGDIDGQRYYIGNQRLAVELGVASEAVRALLDKLESQAKTAVVLATDQQALAVLAVADTVRDSSKEAIAQLKRLGVEPVMLTGDNRKTAEAVAAQVGITDARGDLLPHDKLAAIEKLAAQGPVGMVGDGVNDAPALAKSNIGFAMGAAGTDTAIETADVALMQDDLRKLPEFIAMSRRVGGVLKANIAFAIGTKAIFMGLAFAGYASLWMAILADMGASLVVVFNGLRLLGRPAPRDGDHAG, from the coding sequence ATGAAATTCGATCAGTCTCATGCGACCGGTGCGCTCAAGAGCGCCACAGGCTCCGACAGCACGTCCACCGCGTTTCGGATCCCTAACATGGACTGCCGCCACGAGGAGGCGGCCATCCGCGCCCGGCTTGCCGAAGTGCCCGAGGTCCGGTCGTTGGCCTTTGATCTCCCGCAACGACGCTTGACGATCGAGCATTCGCTGGCAACGCCCCAGTCGCTGCTGAGCGCATTGACCGAGATCGGGATGGAGGCCGCCCTGGAAGTGGCTGTCGCTGCGCCGAGCTCCTGCGGTTCCTCCGCTTGTTCTTCTGGCGGTTGCGGCGCAACGCCAGTGCCGTCGACGGACGTCTTCACGATTCCGAACATGGACTGCCGCAACGAAGAGGCTGCAATCCGGGAAAAGCTTGGAGTGCTACCCGACGTGAGCACGCTGGCGTTCGACCTCCCAGCTCGCCGCTTGTCCGTCCAGCACACTTTGCCCTCGGCTCAACCCATCCTCGAGCACCTGCACGCGATCGGCATGCACGCCCGCTTGGCGGACCAAGCCGAGGCTGCAGCACCGGCGTGCGACGTGCAGGCCGGCTGTGGTCCGTGCGGCAAACCCGAGCCATCATTCGCGCCGGCAGCCAGCGGCAACACGACCCAGTTCGTCATCACGAACATGGACTGCCCGACCGAGGAAGCACTGATCCGCAAACACCTTGCTAAGGTGACCGGGGTGGACCGGCTCGAATTCAACCTGATCCATCGCCGCCTGGGCGTGCAGCACCGACTTGGCGATCCGGCGCCCATTCTTGACGCCTTGCGCGAGATCGGGATGCAGGCGACTGTCGAACGGGAGGCGGGATCGAGTCCGAACGGACAGGCGGTGTACCTCATCGAGAAGATGGACTGCCCGACCGAGGAAGCATTGCTGCGCAAAGCGCTGGAGAACATGCCTGGCGTCAGCGCATTGCATTTCGACCTGATCGGCCGCCGGCTGACCGTCAGCCACACGCTGCCGGACCAGGCTCCGATCGCCGCAGCGATAGAACGACTGGGCATGTCGCCAGTCCTGCAGGACAGTCATCGGCCAGCACCTGCAGTCACCAGCGAATTTGGGACCGGCATCTCGAAAGCTCGGTGGGCGCGCATGGCGGCTGCCGGGGTGCTTGCGATCGGCGCGGAGGTCATGGCGTTCTCTGGCCTGGGCGAATCGTCGCTGCCGGTGGTCTCCGCCGCCCTGGCTGCCATTGCGCTGGGCGGCCTGGAGACCTTGAAGAAGGGATGGATCGCCCTGCGCACACTGTCGCTGAACATGAACTTGCTGATGACGATCGCCGTCATTGGCGCTGCGCTGATCGGCCAATGGCCAGAGGCTGCGGTGGTGATCTGGTTGTTCGGTATCGCAGAAATGATCGAGGCGTTGAGCCTGGATCGAGCGCGCAACGCCATACGCAAGCTGATGGATCTGGCGCCAGAGACGGCGCTTGTGCGGCAAGCCGACGGGCGGTGGGAAGAGGTCCAGGCAGAGTCGGTCCCCCTCGGCGCAATGGTTCGCGTGCGTCCGGGCGAACGCATCGCGCTCGATGGTGTGGTTGCATCAGGGGCGTCCTCGGTGAACCAGGCGCCCATCACCGGCGAGAGCATGCCGGTCGAGAAGAAAAGCGGCGACACTGTTTTTGCGGGCACGATCAACGAGCGCGGGACGCTGGAGTTCGAGGTGCGCTCGCGCAAGGGTGAGACCACGCTCGACCGCATTGCGCGCTCGGTGCAGGAAGCGCAGGGCCAACGCGCGCCGACCCAACGCTTCGTCGATCGCTTTGCGAGCGTCTACACCCCTGCCGTATTTGCACTGGCGATGGCCATCGCCGTCATCCCGCCACTCTTCTTTGGCGGCGCGTGGTTCGACTGGGCGTACAAAGCGCTGGTGATGCTGGTGATCGCCTGTCCCTGCGCGTTGGTCATCTCCACACCGGTGACCGTGGTCAGCGGCTTGGCCGCGGCGGCTCGCCGCGGCATCCTGGTCAAGGGTGGCCTCTACCTCGAACAGGGACGTCTCCTTCGTGCGGTGGCCCTCGACAAGACCGGTACGCTGACCCACGGTCGACCGGCGCTGACCGACACGGTGCCATTGGCATCACTGACGCAGGCGCAGGTACTGCGCATCGCCGCGAGCCTGGATGCGCTGTCGGAGCATCCAGTGGCCACCGCCATCGTGGCGGGGTATGGAAACGAACCGCATGCGCCCGTCCAGAATTTCGAGGCGTTGGCAGGTCGTGGCGTCAAGGGCGACATCGACGGCCAACGCTACTACATCGGCAATCAGCGTCTGGCGGTCGAGTTGGGTGTGGCCTCGGAAGCGGTGCGTGCGCTGCTCGACAAGCTGGAAAGCCAAGCCAAGACGGCAGTAGTGCTCGCTACCGACCAGCAGGCGCTGGCCGTCCTGGCGGTCGCCGACACGGTGCGCGACAGCAGCAAGGAGGCCATCGCCCAGCTGAAACGACTCGGGGTGGAACCTGTGATGCTGACCGGCGACAACCGCAAGACGGCTGAAGCCGTCGCTGCACAGGTTGGGATCACCGACGCTCGCGGCGACCTGCTGCCGCACGACAAACTGGCGGCGATCGAAAAACTGGCCGCCCAGGGTCCGGTTGGCATGGTGGGCGACGGTGTCAATGACGCACCCGCACTGGCCAAGTCGAACATCGGGTTCGCCATGGGGGCAGCCGGCACCGACACCGCAATCGAGACAGCGGACGTGGCGCTGATGCAGGACGACTTGCGCAAGCTGCCCGAGTTCATCGCGATGTCGCGCCGGGTGGGCGGCGTGCTCAAAGCCAACATCGCTTTCGCGATTGGCACGAAGGCGATCTTCATGGGACTCGCTTTCGCCGGTTACGCCAGCCTTTGGATGGCCATCCTGGCGGACATGGGAGCAAGTCTCGTCGTCGTCTTCAATGGACTGCGTCTGTTGGGCCGCCCGGCGCCCCGCGATGGTGACCATGCCGGCTGA
- a CDS encoding cation transporter, whose protein sequence is MSDNCADNEAHHLDASQAADRRILTLVLLINLGQCLAGVGVGVWASSTALIGAALDNLADASVYGVSLYAVGRSPAIKVRAARLSGWLLIGLALLLLVEVLRRFFGGEPPIGPAMMAMAAVNAGLNIVCLRLLKHHRGEDVNFKASAIFTGNDSIVNLAIVLSGALVMFWGSNLPDLVLGVVVSGVAANGGREILAEAAEADEKAAQHKDVA, encoded by the coding sequence ATGAGCGACAACTGCGCCGACAACGAAGCACACCACCTGGACGCAAGCCAAGCGGCTGACCGTCGGATCCTGACGCTCGTCTTGTTGATCAATCTCGGGCAATGCCTAGCGGGCGTGGGTGTTGGCGTGTGGGCATCTTCAACCGCACTCATTGGTGCGGCGCTCGACAATCTGGCCGACGCATCCGTCTACGGTGTCAGCCTCTATGCCGTGGGCCGGTCGCCGGCGATCAAGGTCCGTGCCGCCCGGCTCTCCGGCTGGCTGCTCATCGGCCTGGCGTTGCTGCTGCTGGTGGAGGTGCTACGCCGGTTTTTCGGGGGTGAACCGCCCATTGGGCCTGCCATGATGGCCATGGCCGCCGTCAATGCGGGGCTGAACATCGTCTGTCTGCGGCTCTTGAAGCACCACCGTGGGGAGGACGTCAATTTCAAGGCGTCCGCGATCTTCACGGGCAACGACTCGATCGTGAACCTAGCCATCGTCCTGTCCGGCGCGCTTGTGATGTTTTGGGGGTCGAACCTGCCGGACTTGGTGCTGGGTGTGGTGGTTTCGGGGGTCGCAGCCAACGGCGGCAGGGAGATCCTGGCTGAAGCAGCCGAAGCGGATGAGAAGGCTGCTCAACACAAAGATGTGGCTTGA
- a CDS encoding sterol desaturase family protein, protein MALAVLGVALAPSKSIPLAWLAGVVACGLLAVALLERAVPFDLQWQVADSDFAADVIHAFVNLAVMHAAVLGFVLLRSTAGWEGLWWPSDWPFIAQVFLAGLPLDLSLYVVHRMSHRYGVLWRLHSIHHSSRRLYWLNGERRHPLHAALMAGPGLVVLGMLGTPAEVVGGWFAILGVHLAFQHANVDYRVGPLRHLLGVAELHRWHHRERFEDAQVNFGEFWLVWDRLFGTFYQPSSSLGRVGIEGDPVPHGYGQQLRYPFLADHEIRRK, encoded by the coding sequence ATGGCCCTGGCGGTCCTCGGTGTGGCACTCGCACCGTCGAAAAGCATTCCGCTTGCGTGGCTCGCCGGCGTCGTGGCGTGCGGCTTGTTGGCGGTGGCTTTGCTTGAACGCGCAGTGCCCTTCGATCTCCAATGGCAGGTGGCGGACTCGGATTTCGCGGCAGACGTCATCCATGCGTTTGTGAACCTGGCCGTGATGCACGCTGCTGTCCTCGGTTTCGTACTGCTGCGATCAACGGCTGGCTGGGAGGGCTTGTGGTGGCCAAGCGACTGGCCCTTCATTGCCCAGGTGTTCCTCGCGGGGCTGCCGTTGGACCTGTCGCTGTATGTCGTTCATCGCATGAGCCACCGCTACGGTGTTCTTTGGCGCCTGCACAGCATCCATCACTCGTCGCGGCGGCTCTACTGGCTCAATGGAGAGCGCCGGCACCCGTTGCACGCCGCCTTGATGGCAGGCCCGGGCTTGGTCGTTCTCGGCATGCTGGGTACCCCGGCCGAAGTGGTGGGGGGGTGGTTTGCGATTCTCGGTGTTCATCTCGCCTTTCAGCACGCCAATGTGGACTACCGCGTTGGTCCTCTGCGCCATCTGCTCGGTGTTGCGGAACTCCACCGGTGGCACCACCGAGAGAGGTTCGAGGACGCTCAGGTGAATTTCGGCGAGTTCTGGCTTGTCTGGGATCGCCTCTTTGGAACCTTCTATCAGCCATCATCTTCTCTTGGTCGAGTCGGCATCGAGGGCGATCCGGTTCCTCACGGCTATGGTCAACAGCTGCGTTACCCCTTTCTCGCGGACCACGAAATCCGGCGGAAATGA